In Arthrobacter sp. PAMC25284, a single genomic region encodes these proteins:
- a CDS encoding Lrp/AsnC family transcriptional regulator has protein sequence MQPLDGTDTRLLSAMAHDPRRTVVALAQKLGLSRNTVQARMAGLEKKHAFLSFERRINPASLGYPLMAFISVHVQQQKLGRLALELAVIPEILEGYGLTGSADLLLRVVARDAEDLFRINGKILACDGVDRTDTALAMGELIPFRIQPLLERGPVER, from the coding sequence ATGCAACCCTTGGATGGCACTGACACCCGGCTGCTTTCGGCCATGGCACACGATCCGCGGCGCACCGTTGTGGCCCTGGCGCAGAAACTGGGCCTGTCGCGGAATACCGTGCAGGCCAGGATGGCCGGGCTGGAGAAGAAGCACGCTTTTCTCTCGTTTGAGCGCCGCATCAATCCGGCCTCGCTGGGCTACCCGTTGATGGCTTTCATCTCGGTGCATGTCCAGCAGCAGAAACTGGGCCGGCTGGCCCTGGAGCTTGCCGTCATCCCGGAAATCCTGGAGGGCTATGGCCTCACCGGATCCGCCGACCTGCTCCTGCGCGTGGTGGCCCGCGATGCCGAGGACCTCTTCCGGATTAACGGCAAAATCCTGGCGTGCGACGGCGTCGACCGCACCGACACCGCGCTGGCCATGGGCGAACTTATTCCGTTCCGGATCCAGCCCCTGCTGGAGCGCGGCCCCGTCGAGCGCTGA
- a CDS encoding cation acetate symporter, which produces MNIMVPAAVNIEDLKDTTFLNMGIFAVFVAVTMVIVLRASRNNKTAADYYAAGRSFTGSQNGTAIAGDYLSAASFLGITGAIAINGYDGFMYSIGFLVAWLVALLLVAELLRNTGKFTMADVLSFRLRQRPVRIAAAISTLAVCFFYLLAQMAGAGSLISLLLGISDWGGQALVIIVVGALMIMYVLIGGMKGTTWVQIIKAVLLIAGAAVMTFWVLAIYGFNLSDLLGGAVETSKNPNMLNPGLQYGKSETSKLDFMSLGLALVLGTAALPHVLMRFYTVPTAKEARKSVVWSIWLIGLFYLFTLVLGYGAAALVGAETIKSAPGGVNSAAPLLAFHLGGPLLLGFISAVAFATILAVVAGLTITAAASFAHDIYASVIAKGKADAATEVKVARRTVVVIGVLAILGGIFANGQNVAFLVALAFAVAASANLPTIVYSLFWRKFTTQGAVWSMYGGLISAIVLISLSPVVSGAKTSMIQGANFAVFPLNNPGIVSIPLAFFLGWLGTVLDKRTEDVAKQAEMEVRSLTGVGAEKATDH; this is translated from the coding sequence ATGAACATCATGGTTCCGGCAGCAGTAAATATTGAAGACCTCAAGGACACCACTTTCCTGAACATGGGCATCTTCGCCGTGTTCGTTGCCGTCACCATGGTGATCGTGCTCCGGGCCAGCCGGAACAACAAAACCGCGGCCGACTACTACGCTGCGGGACGGTCGTTCACCGGATCGCAGAACGGCACTGCCATTGCCGGCGACTACCTCTCGGCCGCATCTTTCCTCGGTATCACGGGCGCCATTGCCATCAACGGCTACGACGGCTTCATGTACTCGATCGGATTCCTTGTCGCCTGGCTGGTGGCGCTGCTGCTCGTCGCCGAACTTCTCCGCAACACCGGCAAGTTCACCATGGCGGATGTGCTCTCGTTCCGGCTCCGGCAACGCCCGGTGCGGATCGCGGCAGCCATTTCGACCCTGGCCGTTTGCTTCTTCTACCTGCTGGCGCAGATGGCCGGTGCCGGCAGCCTGATCTCCCTGCTGCTCGGCATCAGCGACTGGGGCGGCCAGGCTCTCGTGATCATAGTCGTGGGTGCCCTGATGATCATGTATGTGCTGATCGGCGGCATGAAGGGCACCACCTGGGTCCAGATCATCAAGGCCGTGCTCCTCATAGCCGGTGCGGCTGTGATGACCTTCTGGGTTCTCGCAATCTACGGCTTCAACCTCTCGGACCTGCTCGGCGGCGCCGTGGAGACCTCCAAGAACCCGAATATGCTGAACCCGGGCCTGCAATACGGCAAGTCGGAGACCTCCAAGCTGGACTTTATGTCCCTCGGGCTCGCCCTCGTCCTCGGCACCGCGGCGCTGCCGCACGTCCTGATGCGCTTCTACACCGTTCCCACGGCGAAAGAGGCCCGCAAATCGGTTGTCTGGTCGATCTGGCTAATCGGCCTGTTCTACCTGTTCACGCTGGTTCTGGGCTACGGCGCTGCCGCCCTGGTGGGGGCAGAGACAATCAAGTCCGCCCCGGGTGGCGTCAACTCGGCGGCACCGCTGCTGGCCTTCCATCTTGGCGGACCGCTGCTGCTGGGCTTCATCTCCGCGGTGGCGTTCGCGACCATCCTGGCGGTCGTCGCCGGCCTCACCATCACCGCCGCAGCATCCTTCGCCCATGACATCTACGCCAGCGTGATCGCCAAGGGCAAGGCGGACGCCGCCACCGAGGTCAAGGTCGCCCGCAGGACCGTTGTGGTGATCGGTGTACTTGCCATCCTCGGCGGTATCTTCGCCAATGGCCAGAACGTGGCGTTCCTCGTGGCGCTGGCCTTTGCCGTCGCTGCGTCGGCGAACCTGCCCACCATCGTGTATTCACTCTTCTGGCGGAAGTTCACCACCCAGGGTGCGGTGTGGAGCATGTACGGCGGCCTGATTTCTGCCATCGTCCTGATCTCGCTGTCGCCTGTTGTCTCGGGCGCGAAGACCTCGATGATCCAGGGTGCCAACTTCGCTGTCTTCCCGCTCAACAACCCGGGAATCGTCTCGATTCCGCTGGCCTTCTTCCTGGGCTGGCTGGGCACGGTGCTGGACAAGCGGACAGAAGACGTGGCGAAACAGGCCGAAATGGAGGTCCGTTCCCTCACCGGCGTCGGCGCCGAAAAGGCTACTGACCACTAA
- a CDS encoding DUF485 domain-containing protein, whose product MGHDAQDTDAAAAVDFTEVQSTERFQELRKRHRSFVFPMAIAFLLWYFAYVLLADYAAGFMSIKLWGNINIGLVLGLLQFVSTFAITGWYVSYSNRKLDPIAAEIRNEIEGHGFDKAGITESGAAK is encoded by the coding sequence ATGGGTCACGACGCCCAGGATACGGACGCAGCGGCGGCCGTGGACTTCACGGAAGTCCAATCGACGGAGCGGTTCCAGGAACTTCGTAAACGTCACCGCAGCTTTGTTTTCCCGATGGCCATTGCATTCCTGCTCTGGTACTTTGCCTACGTCCTGCTGGCCGACTACGCCGCCGGCTTTATGTCCATCAAGCTCTGGGGCAACATCAACATCGGCCTGGTCCTTGGCCTGCTCCAGTTTGTCTCCACGTTTGCGATCACCGGCTGGTACGTCAGCTACTCCAACCGGAAGCTGGACCCCATCGCCGCCGAGATCCGGAACGAGATTGAAGGTCACGGCTTCGACAAGGCCGGCATCACCGAGAGCGGAGCGGCGAAATGA
- a CDS encoding sensor histidine kinase, whose product MPDSALFNVAAVAVIAMAVAVVVAIGLRVLRSFRELGTDAEQATYRTLHAASRAGQHLRNGLTPSGAAKASRQLRGLLGSDALAITNTDGVLAWDGAVEELRPALMGLAAKVLADGQTAVIPAGELQLLAGGAGSGTLPPDVERAVVIAPIKAGSRVVGVVAAFAPAAGAGLVRATGEVADWVAAQVELAELAASRTLLMEAEVRALRAQISPHFIYNSLNAIASFINTDPVRARELVVEFADFTRYSFRRHGDFTTLAEELRCIDRYLLLERARFGDRVQVSLQIAPEVLSTVIPFLSLQPLVENAVRHGLEAKEGPGHINITAHDSGAFAEVTIEDDGVGMDPEELRSVLAGHADGDHVGLRNVDARLRQVYGDDNGLVIETAPGEGTLITMRVPKSQPRHDA is encoded by the coding sequence ATGCCGGACTCTGCCTTGTTCAACGTTGCCGCCGTCGCCGTGATCGCCATGGCGGTCGCCGTCGTGGTCGCCATCGGGCTGCGGGTCCTGCGATCGTTCCGGGAGCTGGGTACCGACGCGGAGCAGGCCACGTACAGGACGCTGCATGCGGCCTCCCGTGCGGGGCAGCACCTGCGGAATGGCCTGACCCCGTCAGGAGCGGCCAAGGCCAGCCGGCAGTTGCGCGGCCTGCTGGGCAGCGATGCCCTGGCGATCACCAATACCGATGGTGTTCTCGCGTGGGACGGGGCCGTCGAGGAGCTCAGGCCAGCCCTGATGGGGCTCGCAGCAAAAGTCCTGGCAGACGGGCAGACCGCCGTGATTCCGGCCGGGGAGCTCCAGCTGCTGGCCGGCGGCGCCGGCTCCGGGACGCTGCCGCCTGACGTGGAGCGCGCCGTTGTGATAGCACCGATCAAAGCCGGGTCCCGGGTGGTGGGTGTCGTGGCGGCTTTCGCGCCCGCGGCCGGCGCGGGACTGGTGCGGGCGACGGGCGAGGTGGCCGACTGGGTCGCGGCGCAAGTGGAACTGGCCGAGCTGGCCGCCTCCCGCACGCTCCTGATGGAGGCCGAGGTGCGTGCGCTGCGGGCGCAGATCAGCCCGCATTTCATCTACAACTCACTCAACGCGATCGCTTCCTTCATCAACACGGATCCGGTGCGGGCCCGGGAACTGGTGGTGGAGTTCGCCGACTTCACCCGATATTCGTTCCGCCGGCACGGGGACTTCACCACGCTGGCCGAGGAGCTGCGGTGCATCGACCGCTATCTGCTCCTGGAGCGGGCGCGGTTCGGGGACCGCGTGCAGGTCAGCCTGCAAATCGCCCCCGAGGTGCTCAGCACAGTGATCCCGTTCCTGAGCCTGCAGCCGCTGGTCGAGAACGCGGTGCGGCACGGGCTGGAGGCGAAGGAAGGACCCGGCCACATCAACATCACTGCCCATGATTCGGGGGCGTTTGCGGAGGTCACCATCGAGGACGATGGTGTGGGAATGGATCCGGAGGAGCTGCGGTCCGTCCTGGCCGGGCACGCCGACGGCGACCACGTCGGGTTGCGGAACGTCGACGCCCGCCTCCGGCAGGTGTACGGCGACGACAATGGGCTCGTGATCGAGACGGCCCCCGGGGAGGGCACCCTGATCACCATGCGGGTGCCGAAGTCACAGCCCCGCCATGATGCCTGA
- a CDS encoding LytTR family DNA-binding domain-containing protein, with the protein MINVLVADDELPAVEELAFLLGRDDRIGIIHRASSGAEALRALETQSVDAVFLDIHMPALSGLDIARVISRSARPPAVVFVTADEECALEAFELAAVDYLLKPVRAERLAKSVGRISDLLKEGARAPEMITVDLGGTTRMISREDVTYVQAQGDYARLHTTDASYLIRVPLADLEQQWADAGFLRIHRSYLIALNHASHLKLAAARPSVTVAGAELPISRRHLPAVREKLGTTRIRPQL; encoded by the coding sequence ATGATTAATGTCCTCGTCGCCGATGACGAGTTGCCCGCCGTGGAGGAACTCGCGTTCCTGCTCGGCCGGGACGACCGGATCGGCATCATCCATCGCGCCTCCTCGGGTGCCGAGGCCCTGCGGGCGCTGGAAACCCAGTCCGTCGACGCTGTCTTCCTCGACATCCACATGCCGGCACTGTCCGGGCTGGACATTGCCAGGGTCATTTCCCGCAGCGCCCGCCCGCCCGCGGTTGTTTTCGTGACCGCGGACGAGGAGTGCGCCCTGGAGGCTTTTGAGCTCGCCGCCGTCGATTATCTGCTCAAGCCTGTACGCGCCGAACGGCTCGCGAAGTCCGTTGGCCGTATCAGCGACCTCCTCAAAGAGGGCGCCCGGGCACCGGAGATGATCACCGTGGACCTGGGTGGCACCACCAGGATGATCAGCCGCGAAGACGTCACATACGTCCAGGCCCAGGGCGACTACGCCAGGCTGCATACAACGGATGCCAGCTACCTCATCCGGGTCCCGTTGGCCGATCTCGAACAGCAGTGGGCGGACGCGGGATTCCTGCGCATCCACCGTTCCTACCTGATTGCACTAAACCATGCCAGCCATCTGAAGCTCGCCGCGGCCAGACCCAGTGTCACCGTGGCCGGCGCCGAACTGCCCATCAGCCGGCGGCATCTGCCCGCCGTCCGGGAGAAGCTCGGGACGACCCGGATCAGGCCGCAGCTTTGA
- a CDS encoding cation acetate symporter — protein sequence MNPAVGLAAFAAVSVATAIIGFYGLRVSRTTGDFYVASRTVRPWWNASAIGGEYLSAASFLGVAGLILLSGTDALWFPVGYTAGYLMLLLFVAAPLRRSGAYTIPDFTEARLDSRAVRRVTSLVVVLVGWLYIVPQLHGAALAIRITTGLPGWVGPVAVVAVVCITVTAGGMRSITFVQAFQYWLKLTALAVPVLFIVFALAGTGPDAVADAAVNPTAAAPAGPYQTISLLVALLFGTLGLPHVLVRFYTNPDGQTARRTTLIVLGLLSVFYLFPTALGLIGRMFTPDLARSGQADALVLLLPGRLIGGPAGDLLSALVVAGAFAAFLSTTSGLVVSLAGVISQDVLGGGVRGFQFAAVLSAVVPLGIAMMTQSLALAGSVGLVFAFTASTICPVLLLGIWWRGLTDVGAIAGMVTGGVLCGGALIAGPLFGGAGAPPWLAVPAAWTVPAAFAVTVLVSRATANRVPRTLTRLMTRLHTPERPLATER from the coding sequence GTGAATCCGGCCGTCGGGCTGGCCGCGTTTGCCGCCGTATCGGTGGCCACCGCAATCATTGGCTTCTACGGCCTGCGGGTATCCCGGACCACCGGGGACTTTTACGTTGCCTCCCGGACCGTACGTCCGTGGTGGAATGCGTCGGCGATCGGCGGCGAATATCTCTCGGCTGCCAGCTTCCTCGGCGTCGCCGGGCTGATCCTGCTCTCCGGCACGGATGCCTTGTGGTTCCCGGTGGGCTACACAGCCGGTTATCTGATGCTGCTGCTGTTTGTGGCGGCTCCCCTGCGGCGGTCGGGCGCGTACACGATTCCGGACTTCACTGAGGCCCGCCTCGATTCGCGGGCCGTCCGCCGCGTCACCAGCCTCGTCGTGGTGCTGGTGGGGTGGCTGTATATTGTTCCGCAACTTCATGGCGCCGCCCTGGCAATCCGGATCACGACGGGACTGCCGGGCTGGGTGGGCCCGGTGGCAGTCGTCGCCGTTGTCTGCATTACGGTGACGGCCGGCGGCATGCGGTCGATCACCTTCGTCCAGGCATTCCAGTACTGGTTGAAACTGACGGCCCTGGCCGTTCCGGTGCTCTTCATTGTCTTCGCACTGGCCGGCACCGGCCCGGACGCGGTGGCCGATGCTGCAGTGAATCCGACGGCTGCGGCGCCGGCCGGCCCGTATCAAACCATCTCGCTGCTGGTGGCCCTGCTGTTCGGCACGCTGGGCCTGCCCCATGTGCTGGTCCGCTTCTACACCAATCCGGACGGGCAGACCGCGCGGCGTACAACCCTGATTGTGCTCGGACTGCTCTCGGTCTTTTACCTGTTCCCAACAGCTCTCGGGCTGATCGGGCGGATGTTTACGCCGGATCTGGCCCGCAGCGGACAAGCCGACGCGCTGGTGCTGCTGCTGCCGGGCCGGCTGATCGGAGGGCCGGCCGGCGACCTGCTCTCGGCCCTCGTCGTCGCCGGGGCCTTCGCCGCGTTCCTTTCAACGACTTCCGGTCTGGTCGTCTCGCTGGCGGGGGTGATCAGCCAGGACGTCCTGGGCGGGGGCGTGCGCGGATTCCAGTTCGCGGCGGTGCTCTCCGCCGTCGTTCCGCTGGGGATTGCCATGATGACGCAATCGCTGGCCCTGGCCGGGAGCGTCGGGCTGGTGTTCGCCTTCACCGCGTCCACGATCTGTCCGGTGCTGCTGCTCGGCATCTGGTGGCGCGGCCTGACCGATGTCGGCGCGATCGCCGGCATGGTGACCGGCGGGGTGCTCTGCGGCGGCGCGTTGATTGCCGGACCCTTATTCGGCGGGGCGGGTGCGCCGCCATGGCTGGCCGTGCCGGCCGCGTGGACAGTGCCCGCCGCCTTTGCCGTGACGGTCCTCGTCTCACGGGCAACCGCAAACCGGGTGCCGCGGACGTTGACCCGGCTGATGACCAGGCTCCACACCCCGGAACGGCCGCTCGCCACCGAACGCTGA
- a CDS encoding DivIVA domain-containing protein, translating into MDIQRQIPASFDRVQRSQYGYNAKQVDQFLERARVSFEAPAAAARPVKSADVRSVSFDPVKGGYAAAAVDAALDRLEDALARRERDELVQASGEEAWLREIGRLAGVLRGRLHRPDGQRFRRPAKAKVRSYNTADVDKLCRELIDYLEEDTPLSVDNVRRAVFRPAAGRDGYEESQVDAFLDRVVELMAAID; encoded by the coding sequence GTGGACATTCAGCGTCAGATTCCTGCGTCTTTTGACCGGGTGCAGCGGAGCCAGTATGGCTACAACGCCAAGCAGGTCGATCAGTTCCTGGAGCGCGCACGGGTCTCATTTGAAGCACCCGCGGCGGCGGCACGTCCGGTCAAGAGTGCGGACGTCCGGTCGGTCTCGTTTGATCCGGTCAAGGGCGGGTACGCGGCAGCCGCCGTCGACGCCGCACTGGACCGCCTGGAAGACGCCCTGGCCCGGCGGGAACGCGATGAACTCGTCCAAGCAAGCGGTGAAGAAGCCTGGCTCCGTGAAATCGGCCGGCTGGCTGGAGTGCTCCGGGGGCGATTGCACCGTCCGGACGGCCAGCGGTTCCGCCGGCCCGCCAAAGCCAAGGTGCGCAGCTACAACACCGCTGACGTGGATAAGCTGTGCCGCGAACTGATCGACTACCTCGAAGAAGACACACCTCTCAGTGTCGATAACGTCCGGCGCGCAGTGTTCCGTCCCGCCGCCGGCCGGGATGGCTATGAGGAAAGCCAGGTGGACGCCTTCCTTGACCGCGTCGTCGAACTGATGGCCGCGATCGACTGA
- a CDS encoding phosphatidate cytidylyltransferase, translated as MGQSHEAPGARVKGRGWDGRNPTPKAGRNLPAATVVGLGMLLGVLGGLLFLPLAFVAMVTVFAVFGVWEIFRALEAAGTRQPIVPVMTGTLAMPVAAYFGGLESLLFAMLLSSVAVLLWRSVESAAGSARSIFAGVFTLAWVPFLISFAVLPLHSAGGVTPLGFWPDGVVPPGAWQIATLLLLVVSNDTFGYLVGASMGKHPMAPKISPKKTWEGFAGSIAGAVLIGVLAALFVLGKPWWVGMVLAVGMVAAATAGDLAESMIKRELGVKDMSSILPGHGGVMDRLDSIVFASPVAVVLFSAVAGA; from the coding sequence ATGGGTCAGTCACACGAGGCCCCCGGGGCGCGCGTCAAGGGTCGCGGATGGGATGGCCGGAACCCCACTCCGAAGGCGGGCCGCAACCTTCCCGCCGCAACCGTGGTGGGCCTCGGCATGCTTCTTGGCGTCCTGGGCGGGTTGCTGTTCCTGCCGCTGGCGTTCGTCGCGATGGTCACGGTCTTCGCGGTCTTCGGTGTCTGGGAGATCTTCCGGGCGCTGGAGGCGGCCGGCACCCGCCAGCCGATCGTGCCGGTCATGACGGGCACCCTGGCTATGCCTGTCGCGGCCTATTTTGGCGGCCTCGAGAGCCTGCTGTTCGCGATGCTGCTCAGCAGCGTCGCGGTGCTGCTCTGGCGTTCGGTGGAGAGCGCCGCCGGTTCTGCCCGCAGTATCTTCGCGGGCGTCTTCACCCTCGCTTGGGTGCCGTTCCTGATCAGCTTTGCGGTGCTGCCGCTGCACTCGGCCGGCGGCGTCACGCCCCTCGGGTTCTGGCCCGACGGCGTGGTGCCGCCCGGTGCCTGGCAAATCGCGACACTCCTGTTGCTGGTGGTCTCCAACGATACCTTCGGGTACCTGGTGGGCGCCTCGATGGGAAAGCACCCGATGGCTCCGAAGATCAGCCCCAAGAAAACGTGGGAAGGCTTCGCCGGTTCGATCGCCGGCGCCGTCCTGATTGGTGTCCTGGCCGCACTATTTGTGTTGGGTAAGCCCTGGTGGGTCGGTATGGTGCTCGCCGTCGGTATGGTCGCCGCGGCCACCGCCGGTGACCTGGCCGAGTCCATGATCAAGCGCGAACTGGGGGTCAAGGACATGAGCAGCATTCTCCCCGGCCATGGCGGAGTGATGGACCGGCTCGACTCGATCGTGTTTGCCTCGCCGGTCGCTGTCGTCCTTTTCTCGGCCGTCGCCGGGGCGTAA
- the frr gene encoding ribosome recycling factor produces the protein MIEDTLLEAGDKMDKAVEVAKEDFASIRTGRATPGLYNKVVVEYYGTPTPLQQLASFAVPDARTILITPYDKTALRDIERALSDSEVGANPSNDGNVIRITIPDLTSERRKEYVKIVKSKGEDAKVSIRNIRRKAKETLDKLVKDGEAGEDEGNRGEKELDALTKAHVDGIDELLKRKEAELLEV, from the coding sequence GTGATCGAAGATACCTTGCTCGAAGCCGGGGACAAGATGGACAAGGCGGTTGAGGTAGCCAAGGAAGACTTCGCGTCGATCCGTACGGGCCGCGCGACGCCGGGCCTGTACAACAAGGTCGTAGTGGAGTACTACGGCACCCCGACGCCGCTGCAGCAGCTGGCGTCCTTCGCGGTTCCGGATGCGCGCACCATCCTGATCACCCCGTACGACAAGACGGCGCTGCGTGATATCGAGCGGGCGCTCAGTGACTCCGAAGTCGGCGCCAACCCCTCCAACGATGGCAACGTCATCCGGATCACCATCCCGGATCTGACGAGCGAACGACGCAAAGAATACGTCAAGATCGTCAAGTCCAAGGGCGAAGACGCAAAAGTTTCCATCCGCAACATCCGCCGCAAGGCCAAGGAAACCCTTGACAAACTGGTCAAGGACGGCGAGGCCGGCGAGGACGAGGGCAACCGTGGCGAAAAAGAACTCGATGCCCTGACGAAGGCGCACGTTGACGGCATCGACGAGCTGCTCAAGCGCAAGGAAGCCGAGCTGCTCGAGGTCTGA
- the pyrH gene encoding UMP kinase: METVTNSAQPNKSRRRVLLKLSGEVFGGGKLGVDPDTVRGVARQIAAAVPDVEVAIVVGGGNFFRGAELSQSGMDRSRADYMGMLGTVMNCLALQDFLEQAGVETRVQSAITMGQVAEAYIPRRAIRHMEKNRVVIFGAGAGLPYFSTDTVAAQRALEVHADVVLMAKSGVDGVYTADPKKDPSAEKLDRLSYDDALRRDIRVMDQTAMTMCKDNNLTMVVFGMEGEGNVTRAIRGEVLGTVVTP, encoded by the coding sequence ATGGAAACCGTGACCAATTCAGCCCAGCCAAATAAGAGCCGCCGCCGCGTCCTCCTGAAGCTGTCGGGCGAAGTCTTCGGCGGCGGGAAACTGGGTGTCGATCCGGACACCGTCCGCGGTGTGGCCCGGCAGATCGCTGCAGCAGTGCCCGACGTCGAGGTCGCCATCGTCGTCGGCGGCGGCAACTTCTTCCGCGGCGCCGAACTGTCCCAGAGCGGCATGGACCGTTCCCGCGCGGACTACATGGGAATGCTCGGCACCGTGATGAACTGCCTGGCCCTGCAGGACTTCCTGGAGCAGGCCGGCGTCGAAACGCGGGTGCAGAGTGCCATCACGATGGGCCAGGTGGCGGAGGCCTACATTCCCCGCCGGGCGATCCGCCATATGGAGAAGAACCGCGTCGTCATCTTTGGTGCCGGAGCGGGCCTGCCGTACTTTTCAACCGACACCGTCGCAGCCCAGCGCGCTCTGGAGGTTCACGCCGACGTCGTCCTGATGGCCAAGAGCGGCGTTGACGGCGTTTACACCGCCGATCCCAAGAAGGATCCCTCGGCCGAGAAGCTCGACCGGCTCAGCTACGACGATGCGCTTCGCCGCGACATCCGCGTGATGGACCAGACGGCCATGACGATGTGCAAGGACAACAACCTCACCATGGTCGTCTTCGGGATGGAAGGCGAAGGCAACGTCACTCGCGCCATCCGGGGCGAGGTCCTGGGCACCGTCGTCACGCCGTAG
- the tsf gene encoding translation elongation factor Ts, producing MANYTAADIKALRERTGAGMMDVKKALDEANGDAEKAIEIIRIKGLKGATKREGRSTAEGLVAAKVDGGVGVMIEVNCETDFVAKADKFIQLADKVLAIAVESGAGDLESLLATEVDGKPLSEVVIEEGAVLGEKVVVRRISRLEAPTVDAYLHKTSKDLPAQVGVLFAVDGEGDAAATAAHDVAVHIAAMSPNYLTREDVPSDLVESERRIAEETAKAEGKPEAAMTKIVEGRVTGFYKGEVLVDQAFAKDAKKSVAQVLEEAGIKGTGFARFRVGS from the coding sequence ATGGCGAACTACACTGCCGCTGATATCAAGGCTCTGCGTGAGCGCACCGGCGCCGGCATGATGGATGTCAAGAAGGCTCTTGACGAGGCCAACGGTGACGCCGAGAAGGCCATCGAAATCATCCGCATCAAGGGCCTGAAGGGCGCTACCAAGCGTGAAGGCCGCTCCACCGCAGAAGGCCTGGTTGCTGCCAAGGTCGATGGCGGCGTCGGCGTGATGATCGAGGTCAACTGCGAGACCGACTTCGTCGCCAAGGCCGACAAGTTCATCCAGCTCGCCGACAAGGTGCTGGCCATCGCTGTTGAATCCGGCGCAGGCGATCTTGAGTCCCTGCTGGCCACCGAGGTTGACGGCAAGCCGCTGTCCGAGGTCGTCATCGAAGAGGGCGCCGTTCTGGGCGAGAAGGTTGTTGTCCGCCGCATCTCCCGCCTAGAGGCCCCGACGGTTGACGCTTACCTGCACAAGACCTCCAAGGACCTCCCGGCCCAGGTCGGCGTGCTGTTCGCCGTTGACGGCGAAGGCGACGCCGCTGCCACCGCAGCGCACGATGTGGCTGTCCACATCGCGGCGATGTCACCGAACTACCTGACCCGCGAGGACGTTCCGTCCGATCTGGTCGAGTCCGAGCGTCGCATCGCTGAGGAAACCGCCAAGGCCGAGGGCAAGCCCGAAGCTGCCATGACCAAAATCGTGGAAGGCCGCGTGACCGGCTTCTACAAGGGCGAGGTCCTCGTTGACCAGGCATTCGCCAAGGATGCCAAGAAGTCCGTTGCGCAGGTCCTCGAAGAGGCCGGCATCAAGGGTACCGGCTTCGCACGTTTCCGCGTCGGTTCCTAG
- the rpsB gene encoding 30S ribosomal protein S2, with protein MPVVTMRQLLDSGVHFGHQTRRWNPKMKRFIFTERNGIYIIDLQQSLSYIDRAFEFVKATVAHGGTVLFVGTKKQAQESIAEQATRVGQPYVNQRWLGGMLTNFQTVSKRIQRMKELEEIDFDDVAGSAYTKKELLLLRRELTKLQTNLGGIRNLTKAPSALWIVDTKKEHLAVDEAKKLNIPVVAILDTNCDPDEVDFPIPGNDDAIRSVNLLTRVVADAVAEGLIARNQRATGTTEAPEEPLAAWERELLEGNKTEEAAAPAAAEAPAAAEEAPVVAEAPAAAEAPADAEAAPVADDAAGEAK; from the coding sequence ATGCCCGTCGTAACTATGCGCCAGCTGCTTGACAGCGGCGTCCACTTTGGACACCAGACCCGCCGTTGGAACCCGAAGATGAAGCGGTTCATCTTCACGGAGCGCAACGGTATCTACATCATTGACCTGCAGCAGTCGCTGTCCTACATCGACCGTGCCTTCGAGTTCGTGAAGGCCACCGTTGCACACGGTGGCACCGTACTCTTCGTCGGCACCAAGAAGCAGGCGCAGGAATCCATCGCCGAGCAGGCCACCCGCGTTGGCCAGCCGTACGTCAACCAGCGCTGGCTCGGCGGTATGCTGACCAACTTCCAGACGGTTTCCAAGCGCATCCAGCGCATGAAGGAACTCGAAGAGATCGACTTCGATGACGTCGCAGGTTCGGCCTACACGAAGAAGGAGCTGCTGCTCCTTCGTCGCGAACTCACCAAGCTGCAGACCAACCTCGGTGGTATCCGCAACCTCACCAAGGCGCCGTCCGCTCTGTGGATCGTTGACACCAAGAAGGAACACCTTGCTGTTGACGAAGCCAAGAAGCTGAACATCCCGGTTGTTGCCATCCTGGACACCAACTGCGATCCGGACGAAGTCGACTTCCCGATCCCGGGCAACGACGACGCCATCCGCTCCGTCAACCTGCTGACCCGCGTTGTTGCCGATGCTGTCGCTGAGGGCCTCATCGCCCGCAACCAGCGTGCAACCGGCACCACGGAAGCTCCGGAAGAGCCGCTTGCCGCATGGGAGCGCGAACTCCTCGAAGGCAACAAGACTGAAGAAGCTGCCGCTCCGGCTGCCGCCGAAGCTCCGGCCGCCGCTGAGGAAGCTCCGGTTGTTGCTGAGGCTCCGGCTGCCGCCGAAGCTCCGGCCGACGCCGAGGCAGCCCCGGTTGCTGACGACGCCGCCGGCGAAGCCAAGTAA